Genomic DNA from Solanum pennellii chromosome 3, SPENNV200:
GACACTAATCAAAGTTTTATCTCTAAAAAGACATACATATCAACTTCCCATTTCAAGCTGAACATGTATAAACCGACTGTTGCTAAGCATAGATTAGAGGTTGTTAATCAAGTATAGTCATGAGATCAGAGAAGAGTATAAAATTCATTGTCCTAATACATTCAACACAATCAAAGGCAAACTAATTATAATAAAGATTGAAGAACTTCACTATAAAAATATGACACAGTTTAAGACAATGAGAGTGAGCTTTGAACTGTACTGATCCAACATCACAGTAAACTCATACAAGTCAGATATGTGTGTGTACGCCttgttcttaaatatttttaggaCAAACTAGCAGCGTGATATTCATAAGCATATTGAGAAAGAAAGATACCTTTCGTGCAATGTCAAGCATCTGGTAATTGCCACTCCAACGAGGTGAGGCATCAAGAGGGAATTTCCAAGTTCCTTCTTGACAAGCATTGCAGCATTGGAGAAAATCCTGAGAGATCTCAAAGGATGTGTTCATCTTTAGAACAAATTCTCGTATTTTAGACATTATCGACTTTGTTGAACTTAGTCCATCATTTATGACTGAATTCAAAGTATGAGCAGCACATGGGAGATAGTAGAAAGGACTCATTTTCTGGCTATCCATATCTTCTTTGAGAGTATGGCACGCGTGCAGTGCAATCGGAGTATTATCATGTGTGCAACAGAGGACTCTATTCTCAATATTATAAATCTTAAGAACCTTCAACAAAGCATGAGAAACTTCAGCAGCCCCACAAGGAGACGATATATGACAAATATCAAGGAGCAACTTTTGGAAGGACCAATTCTCATCAATCCACTGGCATGTCACACTCATATAAAGAAGTTGCTCGTATGACGTCCAGAAATCAAGAGTTATAGATACTTTGGAAGAAATTTGGTCTACTATCACCCTTACATCTTCCTGAATACTTCTAAAAACTTCGCAAAGTACTGATTGAAACTTGTCCTCAGGCCAAAGTTTTACTGTTGGATTGAGAAATTTAAATGAATTCAAAAGCCAATGCTCATCCAAAGTCGAAGGAGGAAGAGACGCGAGAATAAGCCACTTGACAAGCAACCAGTTCAAATGATCAAGCTCCAACTGAGGACCTTTGACATGAGGTTTAGGTTGAAGCTTCTTCACAACAGTAACAGATTGTGGTGCAGGACTTGCAACATTTACTGTTATATCATATCCTGGATGACGATTGCTAAGATGTTTCCCCAAATTGCCTAGTAAAACGAAGGAACAACATCAAGGTCTATACATACTGCATAACACCcatattaagtttataattttgaGCAAATTCATTGTGTATGAcctatttcacataaaaattaAGCATTTTTCTCGATTAATCGGGGGAAAAAAAGGTTTAAACATACCGGTGGCTGTTGCAATTGAATAACTCTGTCCACAAAATTTACATTTTCTAGTTTTTCCATCTGGTGCTGTTTCAAAATACTTGAGATACACTGATGTGAGTGCCTTTTTCCTTAGTTTAGTTGTAGGATCTTTCTCTGAAGATCCCGGCCCGATATCTATAGGTTCTATGTTCAGGATTGTACTTGGAGCTTCCACAACAGCAAGGGATTTGGATTCCATTTCTGTTACAGAACAAAGAGaatcaaagaagatgattgcAATGAACTAAGTAGAGTGAAAAAAAGTACCTTTTAAGGTCTTATAAGCAGTGTTGACATTCCAATCCATTGCCAACAAAATCAATAGCAAAACATACAAAATTAGTGAAATTCCACTTGTGTTGAATACTGTTTTTAGTGAGAGAAacagaaagagagagaaaattggAAATGGAGGGAAAGGAATTGAGTTTGAAGTGGAGAAGGAGAAGGGGAAGCTGAGAGCCAGATAGATTAGTGATGGAAGCCGATCTCAGATCCGACTGATACAGAACTTATATGTGGAGACGAAGCTTCAGCCTTTAGTTTTGGTAGAGCCGTCACGCCAAAcccttgttcctttttttttattttatttctttttctacttTCCATAAATTATTACTACCCCTTTCTAGTTTGTTTCTACTCAATTTAGTCctacttaatttaattaagaaaatgagATGTGATTTGTCTTATCACACAATTTATGGTAATGAGAAATTTATTAATTCACTTTTAGTTTAGAATCAAAcatataaataacttttatttctaatttatataagttttaataaataatgttattttaatttttcaagtaaaacgatgtgagtcattctttttattCGGAGAAATCATTAAAAACACTCCTCAAATTTGAAGTAAATAGTAGTTTCATTCTCGAACTATTGACAGATTTAAAAACACtcatttacttgattaattaagCTTAAATACACCATTAATTTTGTAACATGAATGAAATACACTCTAAATTCTCGTCAAGTTTAGATGTGTTTTCAACATTTCTCTCGACTTTTTATTA
This window encodes:
- the LOC107012677 gene encoding uncharacterized protein LOC107012677; the protein is MDWNVNTAYKTLKEMESKSLAVVEAPSTILNIEPIDIGPGSSEKDPTTKLRKKALTSVYLKYFETAPDGKTRKCKFCGQSYSIATATGNLGKHLSNRHPGYDITVNVASPAPQSVTVVKKLQPKPHVKGPQLELDHLNWLLVKWLILASLPPSTLDEHWLLNSFKFLNPTVKLWPEDKFQSVLCEVFRSIQEDVRVIVDQISSKVSITLDFWTSYEQLLYMSVTCQWIDENWSFQKLLLDICHISSPCGAAEVSHALLKVLKIYNIENRVLCCTHDNTPIALHACHTLKEDMDSQKMSPFYYLPCAAHTLNSVINDGLSSTKSIMSKIREFVLKMNTSFEISQDFLQCCNACQEGTWKFPLDASPRWSGNYQMLDIARKAGKSLEAMVRKYDELLGSRVLLNNAEKNAVNIMHAFLEPFYKTIHDICTNKVLTVGLVLFFMDHISETIAACRDSRHSPDWLKSAADEMATKARSYNDQMCNSFTYMTAILDPRIKVELIPESLDSENHLEEARSHFMRNYSTSHFPCISGSYAVHELEDGASVSFAEEIARKKRKASMSSATDELTQYLSEPPAPIPTDVLEWWKVNNARYPRLSSMARDFLAAQPTALAPEDLFCSKGDEIDKQRFSTSYDSTQALHCVKSWMQSGFKLKYKSTEIDYERLMELAAATAAESSMPSSDKKQKS